One genomic region from Amblyraja radiata isolate CabotCenter1 chromosome 17, sAmbRad1.1.pri, whole genome shotgun sequence encodes:
- the b3gnt9 gene encoding UDP-GlcNAc:betaGal beta-1,3-N-acetylglucosaminyltransferase 9 yields the protein MRLRRKGDLICTVLLLSALCILLYFQMQSVSQWADEQKGDGVSGTERPITVQTAEAVSQTPSPSAGSSGENICRLGQGVERGSVQAATLPTADPLPWSYRQYLWQKDCREFSQIINQVDKCRKVNGEPLLLVSIKSKVEEFERREVARNTWAREGRVHGLHVRRLFLLATPANQSALASWRRLVQHESQVYRDILLWDFQDTFFNLTLKEIHFLKWLDQFCPAAEFVFKGDDDVFVNMENIADFLMGANPKADLFVGHIISQALPIRSNRSKYYIPEMMYGSGVYPVYAGGGGFIMSGYTARRLYGASKEVDLFPIDDVFLGMCLLRLGLTPQTHKGFRTFGIVRPSAAPHLQTFDPCFYRELMVVHSLKVPEVWLMWSLLHDPGLTCARKMSARRPFRWKAKKKATPGPARKAKH from the coding sequence ATGAGACTGAGAAGGAAGGGTGATCTCATCTGCACTGTTCTCCTGCTTTCTGCACTTTGCATTCTGCTTTACTTCCAAATGCAGTCTGTAAGTCAGTGGGCGGACGAACAAAAAGGTGACGGGGTATCAGGCACTGAACGGCCCATTACGGTGCAAACCGCGGAGGCGGTAAGTCAAACACCCTCTCCTAGTGCAGGGTCATCGGGGGAGAACATCTGCCGGCTCGGCCAGGGTGTGGAGAGAGGGTCAGTTCAGGCGGCAACACTTCCAACCGCAGACCCGTTACCCTGGAGCTACCGCCAGTACCTCTGGCAGAAAGACTGCCGCGAGTTCAGTCAGATCATCAACCAGGTGGACAAGTGCCGGAAGGTGAACGGGGAGCCGCTCCTGCTGGTCTCCATCAAGTCCAAGGTGGAGGAGTTTGAACGGCGGGAGGTGGCCCGCAACACCTGGGCCCGCGAAGGCCGAGTCCACGGGCTGCATGTCCGCCGGCTCTTCCTCTTGGCCACCCCCGCCAACCAGAGCGCCCTGGCCTCCTGGAGGCGCCTGGTGCAACACGAGAGCCAGGTCTACCGCGACATCTTGCTCTGGGACTTCCAGGACACCTTCTTCAACCTGACGCTGAAGGAGATCCACTTCCTCAAATGGCTCGACCAGTTCTGTCCCGCCGCCGAGTTCGTCTTCAAGGGAGACGACGATGTCTTCGTCAACATGGAGAACATTGCCGACTTCTTGATGGGCGCCAACCCCAAGGCGGACCTGTTCGTCGGGCACATTATTTCCCAGGCGCTCCCCATCAGGTCCAACAGGAGTAAGTACTACATCCCCGAGATGATGTACGGCTCGGGGGTTTACCCGGTGTACGCGGGCGGCGGAGGCTTCATTATGAGCGGGTACACGGCCAGGAGGCTCTATGGGGCCAGCAAGGAGGTCGACCTCTTCCCCATCGACGACGTCTTCCTGGGCATGTGTTTGCTCCGGCTAGGCCTCACGCCGCAAACCCACAAAGGGTTCCGGACCTTCGGCATCGTGCGGCCTTCCGCCGCCCCACACCTGCAGACCTTCGACCCTTGCTTCTACCGGGAGCTGATGGTGGTGCACAGCCTGAAGGTGCCCGAGGTGTGGCTGATGTGGAGCCTGCTCCACGACCCCGGCCTCACCTGCGCTCGTAAAATGTCGGCCCGGCGCCCGTTCCGCTGGAAGGCCAAGAAGAAGGCGACACCCGGCCCTGCAAGGAAAGCGAAGCACTGA